GGTGTTTATTGAATTATAACGGCATTTCGATCGTCTACTTCAGTTAGGAAAACTTCCACCGATTCTTCATGAGAAGTTGGAATATTTTTTCCTACAAAATCTGCGCGGATAGGTAATTCTCGATGACCGCGATCTACTAATGTAGCAAGACCAATTTTTTTTGGACGTCGATGCAATAAAATTGCATCTAATGATGCCCGCACTGTACGTCCAGTGTATAAAACATCATCCACAATAATGACGATGCGATTATTTAAATCAATATCAATGTCGAAAGACTGCGCTAACGCGACATCACGCATTTCAACATCGTCTCGAAATTGTGTAATATCAATCGTTCCAGTAGGAACAGATACGTTTTCAATCTCTTGGATTTTTTGCTGAATCCGCTTTGCGAGATACTCTCCGCGGGTTTTAATTCCTAACAAAGCTAAATTTTCAGAACCCTTGTTATATTCCAGAATTTCATGTGCAATTCGTGTTAACGTACGGTTGATTGCGGATTCATCTAAAATAATGCGTTCACCCATATGAAACATTCCTTTCACAAGTTATTAAATATTTTATTGCTATATCCAACAGAGCAGTTACTGAGACACAAAAAAACTCACGTCTTCATAAGACATGAGTAGATATGTTAAAGTAACGACTAACTTTGTTTGCTTCACAGAACAACCTCAACGTTAGACGAACATTAATGTATACGTGTCATGTCTTTTAAGCCTCACAGGACTCACATTTAAAGACTTTATTTCTTTATTTACTGTTACTTATCATAACGTTTTTAATTCAAATTGTCAAAGTAAGATTCGTAACATTTTACGCTTACGTCATATCTTCTTTACGAATTTCTTCAATAAGCGTTTCAAACGCGTTTGGAAGAGGCGCACTGCGTTCAATATATTCACCCGTACGCGGATGGGTAAATCCAATTATACCGGCGTGTAAAGCTTGTCCGCCAATATCACGCGTTTTTTTCGGTCCATATTTAGGATCACCCACAAGTGGATAACCAATATACTTCATATGTACACGAATTTGGTGTGTACGCCCTGTCTCAAGCTGACATTCGACCAGCGTATAATTTTTAAAGTTTTCGATGACATTAAAATGTGTAATTGCTTCTTTACCATTATCAACCACTGCCATAGATTGACGGTCATTTTGATTACGACCAATAGGCGCTTCAATCGTCCCAAATTCATGAGGAATATGTCCATGAACAAGTGCAGTATATTTACGCGTTACTGTTTTGGCCATCAATTGATCGACAAGGTGACGATGCGCAACATCATTTTTGGCAACCATCAATAAACCAGATGTATCTTTGTCAATACGATGCACAATACCTGGGCGAATTTCACCATTAATACCAGACAAGTCTTTAATTTGGTACATTAACCCGTTAACTAAAGTGCCTGAATAATGACCTGCAGATGGGTGTACGACCATGCCTTTAGGCTTGTACACTATCGCAACATCTTCATCTTCATAATATATATCTAATTCTAAATTTTCTGGTTTAATATCAGCCTCAATTAATTCCGCTTCTGTCACTACAATGTTATCATTTAATTTGACTTTGTAATTTGATTTTACCACTTTATTATTTACTTTAACTTGACCTTCTTTAATCCAATCTTGGATTTGACTACGTGACCAATCACTGTTGAACTGCGGTAATACTTTATCAATACGTTGCAATTCTAAAGTTGCATCATCAATTTTGAACTCATGTTTTTGCATGGTACCCACCTATCCTTTTTCACGTTGTGTTGAAAATACCAACACAATAATTAATAAAATAACGCCGATTGTTAAACTTGAATCTGCAATATTAAAAATTGGAAAATCATATCCAAATATCTTCGTATCAATAAAATCTACAACTTCACCTTTCAATACACGATCTATAAAGTTTCCTAAAGCCCCTGCAATTAATAAACTGATTGAAAATTGCATGAGTAAGTGCTCTTGTGCTTCTTTAATGTAAAAATAAACGAGTGCGATTAATATCACCACTGTAATAATATAGAAAAATGGCAAATGACCACTTAGAATTCCCCAAGCAGCACCATTATTACGATGTGATGTAATCGCTAATGCATTTGGTATAACAGTAAAAGATTCACCAACTGTCATTTGAGCTACAATCAGCCATTTCGTCAACTGGTCAGCAATTAAAACAACGATTACTGTGAAGATGGATAAACCTAAAAAGTATTTTTTCCTCATCTTTTAAAATCCTTTCTATTTACATTCCACCATTATACCATGAAAATGTTGTTGCAATTCATACAGTTTTAAAGACTTCGCTTAATTATTAAGAAGAAGCACATGTTCAATCACTTAAAATCTTATTTTCTCAATTTGTTAATGTTTAAAAGTATCGCCATTAGTACCCCAAATGCATAACCCAAAACAGTTGTAACTAGAACATCTAGAAAATTTGAAAATCCTAACATATTGCCATAATAAATCTGGTTAAACGTTAAATGTTTTACAGTTTCTGCAAAAAATACTACTACTGCAAATATAAGTCCGCAAATAAAATATTTCCCCATTGTGTCACTCCTTTTTATAAAACCCTAATACAAAGTTTTTGATAGTTGACGATGATTAACGATAAAAGCGTAACACAAATAGGCACAGAAAATACTAAATAATATATTATATTACATTAATTTTACCTTAAATATTATGCAGACATTATGCGAAAGTGCATTTGAGTTTCTTTTTACAAAAAACGGCGATTTATCACCGTGTGTTTCTGGTCAAACTAAAATGTTGATACTTATCACTTTTCAATAAATTTTTGCTTCATTTGCCAATCATCTATTAGCCCAACATCGTAAAATAAATTAAGCCTTCAACATTCATGAATCCATGAACATTGAAGGCTTTTTAAGCATCAACCAATTTATTAATTTAACGTTTTAACAACCTGTTGACAACGTGGACACAATGCAGTCATTTCCCCCACTGCACCTAAATCATTAGAATAATTCCAACAACGTGCACATTGTTCACCTTCAGCATGTTCAATCGATACATTCGCAAATTGATAATCTTGACCATTTGGTGTTTCAACTACTTCAACTTGAGACACTATAAAGAGTTGATGTAAATCTTCAAATTGTTTTAAGAAAGAAACGGTATCAAAAGATGCGCTGTTTCCAATCTTAACTTTTGCTTGTAGAGATTTGCCAATTGTTTTTTCATTACGCGCATGTTCTAATGCTCGGTTAACATCATCACGTAAACTCATAAATGTCGTCCATTTTTGGATTAATTCGCGATCTACATCCTGACGCTCAGGTAGTGTTGATAAATGTACACTCTCTTCTGGTTGATATTCAATGTATGACCATACTTCATCAGCAGTATGTGGAATGATTGGCGCTAATAATTTCGTTAAATCAATTAAGATTTCATAAAGTACGGTTTGCATACTTCGACGTTTGTGCGCATCTTTCGCTTCGATGTATAAAATATCTTTACCGTAATCTAAATAGAAATTACTTAATTCAACATTAATGAAGTTTTGAACTTCTTGATAAATATCAAGATAATCAAATTGATCAAAGTGATCTAGCGTACTATTTTTAAACTCTCTAAAACGATTTAAAACGTAACGATCTACTTCTAATAAATTATCTTCTGAAATTTTATCTGTATCAGGGTTATAATCACTCACATTACCGAGTAGGAAACGTAAAGTATTGCGGATTTTACGATAAACATCAGCGACTTGTTTTAAAATTTCTTCAGAAATACGTACGTCTGCTAAGTAATCCACTGAACATACCCATAATCGGGCAATGTCAGCACCTTTTTGTTTAACAATTGTATCTGGAACGATGACATTTCCTAATGATTTACTCATTTTTTTACCTTCACCGTCCATAACGAAACCATGAGATAACAGCATTTTGTATGGTGAGATGCCTCGTGTTGCTACGGATGTTGTAATTGAAGAGTTAAACCATCCACGATATTGGTCACTACCTTCTAAATACATGTCTGCTGGGTAACTTAACTCTTGACGACCTTCTAACACACCACGATGTGATGATCCAGAGTCAAACCAAACATCCATAATATCTTCTTCTTTAGTGAACACACCATTAGGGCTACCTTCATGCATAAATCCTTCTGGTAATAAGTCTTTGGCATCACGCTCAAACCAAATATTTGAACCATGCTTTTCGAATAAATCTGCAACATGATTCACAGTTTCTTTTGTCATTATCGTGTCACCATTTTCTGCATAAAATACAGGAAGCGGTACACCCCATACACGTTGACGTGAAATGACCCATTCACCGCGATCACGAATCATATTGTAAATACGTGTTTTACCCCAATCAACTTTAAACATCGTCTCATTGATGGCATCTAAAATATCTTCTCGTACTTTAGAGATAGATGCAAACCATTGTGGCGTAGCACGGAAAATAACTGGTTTTTTTGTACGCCAATCGTGTGGATAACTATGTGTAATAAAGTTTAACTTTAATAACGCACCTTTTTCAGTTAATAACGTTGTAATTTCTTTATTAGCTTTATCATAAAACATGCCAGCAAACTGACCAGCTTCTTCCGTAAATACACCTTTATCATCCACTGGACTAATAACTTCTAAACCATACTTTTGACCTACGATATAGTCATCTTCCCCGTGACCAGGTGCCGTATGCACACAACCAGTACCTGCATCCGTTGTTACATGTGTGCCATTAATAACAAGTGATACACGGTCAATAAACGGATGTGCTGTTTCGACATACTCTAATTCTGAGCCTTTAAACGCTTTTTCACGAACAACCGTCTCTTTATTCCATTCTAATGCATCTGCAACACTGTCGACTAAAGCTTCGGCGATTACGTATTTTTGACCCTCAACGCTCATTTGGACATACGTTAATTCTGGATGAACTGTAATAGCAACGTTTGCAGGTAACGTCCATGGTGTCGTCGTCCAAATAATGAATTTGGCGTCGTCATCAACAGTTCCTTTCGCATCTTTAACGTCAAAGGCAACATAAATGGATGCTGAGCGCTTGTCATGATATTCAATTTCTGCTTCAGCAAGTGATGATTCACTTGACGGTGACCAGTATACAGGTTTTTTACCTTTATAAATTAAACCTCTATCCGCCATTTCACCAAACAAGCGAATTTGAGCTGCTTCATATTCAGGCTTTAACGTAATATATGGATTGTTAAAATCTCCATTCACACCTAGACGTTTGAAATCCTTTTTTTGTAATTCAATTTGTTCTAGTGCAAATGCTTCACATTTTTTTCGGAATTCTGCAGTAGACATTTCTTTACGTTTAACGCCTTTTTTTGTTAAAGCTTGCTCAATAGGAAGCCCGTGCGTGTCCCATCCTGGAACAAAAGGTGTATAAAACCCTTGCATCGTTTTGTAGCGCACAATAAAATCTTTGAGGATTTTATTCAACGCATGTCCCATATGTAAATTACCGTTTGCATATGGAGGTCCGTCATGCAAAATGAACGGCGTATTCCCTTCATTTTTCTTTAACATTTTTTCATATAATTGCTTTTCTTCCCATTCGGCTTGAATTTGAGGTTCTTTGTTTGGTAATCCTCCACGCATAGGGAATTTCGTTTTAGGCATTAACAACGTCTCTTTATAATCCATCATTCATACACTCCTTTAAATATAAAAAGAACTCTAAGCTCAATTAAAAGGGACGACAAATGCCGCGGTACCACCCTGATTAACTCAGCTTAGAGTTCTCTCATAAAATATATTTTTAATAATAATGCGAGTGATACAAGAAAAACATCTACGTTAGGCTCTCACCATTCCTAACTCGCTGTGGCAGATTTTACTTTTCTTGCTTGTCTCCATCATTTTGATTTTTAACTTCTGTTGATTGTGCTTCTTTTGCTTGCTGTTGGGCTTGGTGCTCTTGCGCAGTAATATCTTGTTGATGTAAGTGCTGGAAGTTTTCTTCAGTTACTTGTTGAGCATCAAGATCATAATTCAATAAGTATTCCCAGTCATCACTCTTAAGCAAATCGAGTTGCGCTTCAACAAGCATTCTGAAACGTGAACGAAAAATTTTCGATTGACGTTTCATATCTTCCGTTTGGAACGATAAGCGACGCGCTTTTTCAATACCGTCATTAACAATACGATTCGCTTCAGCATGCGCTTTTTGAATAATCGCATCATGTTCTTTTTGCGCTGCCGCTTTTGTTTCATCAGCCGCGCGTTGCGCACTCACAATCGCCTCTCCTACTGACTTTTCTACATCTTTAAAAGATTGGATATGCGCATCTCTTTCTTCTAAAACTTTTTCAAGTTGTTTTTTATCTTCTTTTAAGCGCTCAATTTCCGTGCTTAACTGTTCTAAATATTGTTCAACCTCTGTAGGTTCAAAACCGTTTTTAATACGCGTAAAAGATTTATTTTTAATTTCACTTGGGGTAAAAGCCATGTCGTTTCCTCCTTTATCATACACTATTTAAATAACGTTTGATAGGTTAATCTTATTTTATCTTTTTTCGTGCGTTCACCAATTTGTACCACTCTCGCTCTACCATAGCCTTGAATTGATAGTAAATCGCCTTCATCTAATTGAAAATCTACCGACTCAATAAGTGTATGATTGACTTTGACACGTTTACGTTGAATGAGTGCTTGTGAAATCGTCCGTGATTTACGTATCATCTCTTTCATGACTACATCTAAACGCATCCCACTTACAGTCGTTTGGTGTGTTTGCCATTGCTCTTTAGATTTTATCATATTTTCAATTGATACGGCATTAAGTTTAACTGCCGCACCTTTTATATGCGTTAATTCCATCATAATATAAGATTTAATTTGATTTGTCAAAACGAACTGTATACGTTCCCCGACAATTATATCCCCAATTTGATCACGTTCTATGCCTAATGACATGAGCGTACCTAATACATGTTGATGTTGTATTGTTACAAATTTTTCTGGATAGTCAATGTCAATTAAACTTATCTCAAAATCATCAAGTTCGGGTTCAAAGTAATCGGGTGCGATGATGGCGCGTTGACGTTCACTCTTCCCACCTCCAAAAAAATGACAGCTCAAGGAAGGAAAGCTCCCAATGATGACCTTTAATATATATTGATCACGTGGATCTAAAAAAGCAGTTAAAATAGGACTATACTGTGTATCTGCTTGTCTTGCTTTATCGGTCAACATATCTATCATTTGACGCTCTTCCGCTCTGAAATGTTGATAAAGCTCCATTTCATCGACGCTCCTTTATATACGCTTAAAATCGTTAAAAAAGGGGTGGGACGTCTTTTGGTCCTAACCCCTCTAGTATTCTGATATGTGTTTTTGAATAACATTTGTATAGGAACCATGAAAGGTCATTTATTGCGCCGTTTATAAAAGATATATTACAATCAATCGATAAATCTCAATAAGTCCTCTTTGGAACAAGTTAAGCACGATAAACGCGACGATTGGTGATAAATCGATCATACCTAGCGGCGGAATGATACGTCTAAACGGTTCTAAATATGGCTCATATATTTTTGCCATGAATTGGCCGACAGCACTTTCTCGTGCACCAGGTAACCAACTCATGAAAATATAAACAATCATACCATAAGAATAGATTTTAACTACAAATAATAAAAATTGGAATATGGTTTCTAATGTTTGCATTGTCATGGATGTCTCCCTTATTCATATTGATTTTCCATGGCATCAATGTGCTCAGAGATACTACCAGCCACTTCCACATTGTCTGGTGTACAAAGGAAAATATCAGCGCCAACACGTTGAATATCGCCACCTATCGCATAAACCGTTCCACTTAAGAAATCGATAATACGTTTAGCTGACACAGCATCGATTTGCT
The sequence above is a segment of the Staphylococcus hyicus genome. Coding sequences within it:
- a CDS encoding RluA family pseudouridine synthase, with the protein product MQKHEFKIDDATLELQRIDKVLPQFNSDWSRSQIQDWIKEGQVKVNNKVVKSNYKVKLNDNIVVTEAELIEADIKPENLELDIYYEDEDVAIVYKPKGMVVHPSAGHYSGTLVNGLMYQIKDLSGINGEIRPGIVHRIDKDTSGLLMVAKNDVAHRHLVDQLMAKTVTRKYTALVHGHIPHEFGTIEAPIGRNQNDRQSMAVVDNGKEAITHFNVIENFKNYTLVECQLETGRTHQIRVHMKYIGYPLVGDPKYGPKKTRDIGGQALHAGIIGFTHPRTGEYIERSAPLPNAFETLIEEIRKEDMT
- the ileS gene encoding isoleucine--tRNA ligase, with protein sequence MDYKETLLMPKTKFPMRGGLPNKEPQIQAEWEEKQLYEKMLKKNEGNTPFILHDGPPYANGNLHMGHALNKILKDFIVRYKTMQGFYTPFVPGWDTHGLPIEQALTKKGVKRKEMSTAEFRKKCEAFALEQIELQKKDFKRLGVNGDFNNPYITLKPEYEAAQIRLFGEMADRGLIYKGKKPVYWSPSSESSLAEAEIEYHDKRSASIYVAFDVKDAKGTVDDDAKFIIWTTTPWTLPANVAITVHPELTYVQMSVEGQKYVIAEALVDSVADALEWNKETVVREKAFKGSELEYVETAHPFIDRVSLVINGTHVTTDAGTGCVHTAPGHGEDDYIVGQKYGLEVISPVDDKGVFTEEAGQFAGMFYDKANKEITTLLTEKGALLKLNFITHSYPHDWRTKKPVIFRATPQWFASISKVREDILDAINETMFKVDWGKTRIYNMIRDRGEWVISRQRVWGVPLPVFYAENGDTIMTKETVNHVADLFEKHGSNIWFERDAKDLLPEGFMHEGSPNGVFTKEEDIMDVWFDSGSSHRGVLEGRQELSYPADMYLEGSDQYRGWFNSSITTSVATRGISPYKMLLSHGFVMDGEGKKMSKSLGNVIVPDTIVKQKGADIARLWVCSVDYLADVRISEEILKQVADVYRKIRNTLRFLLGNVSDYNPDTDKISEDNLLEVDRYVLNRFREFKNSTLDHFDQFDYLDIYQEVQNFINVELSNFYLDYGKDILYIEAKDAHKRRSMQTVLYEILIDLTKLLAPIIPHTADEVWSYIEYQPEESVHLSTLPERQDVDRELIQKWTTFMSLRDDVNRALEHARNEKTIGKSLQAKVKIGNSASFDTVSFLKQFEDLHQLFIVSQVEVVETPNGQDYQFANVSIEHAEGEQCARCWNYSNDLGAVGEMTALCPRCQQVVKTLN
- the pyrR gene encoding bifunctional pyr operon transcriptional regulator/uracil phosphoribosyltransferase PyrR codes for the protein MGERIILDESAINRTLTRIAHEILEYNKGSENLALLGIKTRGEYLAKRIQQKIQEIENVSVPTGTIDITQFRDDVEMRDVALAQSFDIDIDLNNRIVIIVDDVLYTGRTVRASLDAILLHRRPKKIGLATLVDRGHRELPIRADFVGKNIPTSHEESVEVFLTEVDDRNAVIIQ
- a CDS encoding YlmH family RNA-binding protein, with product MELYQHFRAEERQMIDMLTDKARQADTQYSPILTAFLDPRDQYILKVIIGSFPSLSCHFFGGGKSERQRAIIAPDYFEPELDDFEISLIDIDYPEKFVTIQHQHVLGTLMSLGIERDQIGDIIVGERIQFVLTNQIKSYIMMELTHIKGAAVKLNAVSIENMIKSKEQWQTHQTTVSGMRLDVVMKEMIRKSRTISQALIQRKRVKVNHTLIESVDFQLDEGDLLSIQGYGRARVVQIGERTKKDKIRLTYQTLFK
- a CDS encoding DivIVA domain-containing protein — encoded protein: MAFTPSEIKNKSFTRIKNGFEPTEVEQYLEQLSTEIERLKEDKKQLEKVLEERDAHIQSFKDVEKSVGEAIVSAQRAADETKAAAQKEHDAIIQKAHAEANRIVNDGIEKARRLSFQTEDMKRQSKIFRSRFRMLVEAQLDLLKSDDWEYLLNYDLDAQQVTEENFQHLHQQDITAQEHQAQQQAKEAQSTEVKNQNDGDKQEK
- a CDS encoding YggT family protein — its product is MTMQTLETIFQFLLFVVKIYSYGMIVYIFMSWLPGARESAVGQFMAKIYEPYLEPFRRIIPPLGMIDLSPIVAFIVLNLFQRGLIEIYRLIVIYLL
- the lspA gene encoding signal peptidase II, with translation MRKKYFLGLSIFTVIVVLIADQLTKWLIVAQMTVGESFTVIPNALAITSHRNNGAAWGILSGHLPFFYIITVVILIALVYFYIKEAQEHLLMQFSISLLIAGALGNFIDRVLKGEVVDFIDTKIFGYDFPIFNIADSSLTIGVILLIIVLVFSTQREKG